Proteins encoded within one genomic window of uncultured Desulfobacter sp.:
- a CDS encoding ATP-binding cassette domain-containing protein translates to MSDRDLLYVKDLCIGIPGEQFNTCLVDNVSFSLNPGEVLGITGQSGSGKTLTAMALAGILPRSLAVLGGHVRFMGKPILPEKGAQKNLVPGRDVLMLSQSPARALDPWVKIGIHLIDAVKAAIKKGSRIREKNPENTAIYALETVGLGAWTLDRYPFELSGGQCRRCLMALAMAVRPRILIADEPATGQDDDNRALVERCILNLTRNAGTAVIVISHDLRGLQKLASELIVIFNGSQIEAGPVRDMIDNPCHVHTRDLVYAMKFLEGA, encoded by the coding sequence GTGTCTGATCGCGACCTTTTATATGTAAAGGATCTTTGTATCGGTATTCCCGGCGAACAATTCAATACATGCCTGGTCGACAATGTCAGTTTCAGCTTGAATCCCGGAGAAGTCTTAGGCATTACCGGACAGAGCGGGTCCGGCAAAACCTTGACTGCCATGGCACTGGCCGGAATTTTACCCCGGTCTTTGGCCGTGCTTGGTGGCCATGTCCGGTTCATGGGAAAACCGATTTTGCCGGAAAAGGGGGCACAAAAAAACCTGGTCCCGGGCCGGGATGTTTTGATGCTGTCCCAAAGTCCGGCCCGGGCCCTTGATCCCTGGGTGAAAATCGGCATTCATTTGATTGACGCCGTAAAGGCAGCCATAAAAAAAGGCTCGAGAATCCGGGAAAAAAATCCGGAAAACACGGCAATTTATGCCCTGGAAACGGTAGGATTAGGTGCCTGGACGCTTGACCGTTATCCCTTTGAGCTCAGTGGGGGGCAGTGTCGGCGGTGTCTAATGGCTTTGGCTATGGCCGTCAGGCCCCGTATTCTCATTGCTGACGAGCCTGCCACAGGTCAAGATGATGATAACAGGGCGCTTGTGGAGCGCTGCATCCTGAATTTGACAAGAAATGCGGGTACGGCGGTGATTGTTATTTCCCATGATTTAAGGGGGCTTCAAAAACTTGCTTCTGAACTGATTGTTATTTTCAACGGAAGTCAGATAGAGGCGGGTCCTGTCCGGGATATGATTGACAATCCCTGCCATGTCCATACCCGGGATCTGGTTTATGCCATGAAATTTTTAGAAGGTGCATAG
- a CDS encoding ABC transporter permease — MFCLFFGITAIGAPYLAPRDPLAGDLVCRLKAPCPAYPLGTDQLGRCVLSRMIWGLRLSLGGALVASGLAVAIGAAIGVGAALAKGWTQILFRGVIDMGLAMPGLVLAIVFAGLAGGSMQGLIMGLAAANWPWWARLIRGLALSAAHKEFVLAGRAAGLKPLRLVFAYILPQFKNPILAGASLKTGRMILAFAGLSYLGLGPPPPAPELGRMLQEAGIYMDRAPWLVFVPGVAITLVVTVLNMVGKLFQKEVGGV; from the coding sequence ATGTTTTGCCTCTTTTTCGGGATTACGGCAATTGGGGCTCCATATCTTGCCCCCCGGGATCCCCTGGCAGGCGATCTGGTTTGCCGGCTGAAAGCGCCGTGCCCGGCATACCCCCTGGGAACCGATCAGCTTGGTCGATGTGTTTTGTCCCGTATGATCTGGGGATTGCGCTTGTCACTTGGCGGGGCCTTGGTTGCCTCCGGTCTGGCTGTGGCCATCGGGGCCGCAATCGGTGTTGGGGCGGCCCTGGCCAAGGGCTGGACCCAAATATTGTTCCGGGGCGTTATCGATATGGGCTTGGCTATGCCCGGATTGGTGTTGGCCATTGTATTTGCCGGGCTTGCCGGGGGCTCCATGCAGGGATTGATTATGGGGCTTGCTGCTGCCAACTGGCCCTGGTGGGCCAGGCTGATCCGGGGGCTTGCATTGTCCGCGGCACACAAGGAGTTTGTCCTGGCGGGCAGGGCCGCAGGCCTAAAGCCCTTACGACTCGTTTTTGCCTATATTCTGCCCCAGTTTAAAAATCCCATTCTGGCCGGGGCATCCTTAAAAACAGGGCGGATGATTTTGGCCTTTGCCGGGTTGAGTTACCTGGGACTCGGCCCGCCCCCGCCTGCACCGGAACTTGGCCGAATGCTTCAAGAGGCGGGTATCTACATGGATCGGGCCCCGTGGTTGGTATTTGTTCCGGGCGTTGCCATTACCCTGGTGGTTACGGTCCTGAATATGGTCGGTAAACTTTTTCAAAAAGAGGTGGGTGGTGTCTGA
- a CDS encoding ABC transporter permease: protein MITAPKCITCCVYGGFVLWGITLFTFVLFALSPGDPAEIILSNQSLAPGQEQIEALQHTLALDQPWPVRYMCWMGSVFTGDLGISWQTGRPVLAQIMMCLVPTLELALTAFVMVVMLSGFSGMMAAVFRHRFADHLIGVLTVLASAMPPFWLGIMLAWAFSLKLGLLPVSGQGSFAHVILPALSLALGIGLLQGSMLRSALVKTMDADFIGFARTRGLGSFKIFFRHILPHALVPMISLWGVCLGQLLGGAMIVESVFARPGLGRLTVQAVMARDIPMVQALVLLICLTFVIVNGLTDYLQRQLDPVMGAKP, encoded by the coding sequence ATGATCACTGCTCCCAAATGTATCACATGTTGTGTCTATGGCGGTTTTGTTTTGTGGGGCATCACTCTTTTTACGTTTGTTCTCTTTGCCCTGAGCCCGGGCGATCCTGCTGAAATCATTTTGTCCAACCAGAGCCTGGCGCCGGGACAGGAACAGATCGAGGCATTACAACATACCCTGGCCCTGGACCAGCCTTGGCCTGTGCGGTATATGTGCTGGATGGGCAGCGTGTTCACCGGGGATCTGGGCATAAGCTGGCAGACCGGCCGTCCGGTTTTAGCGCAGATCATGATGTGTCTGGTACCAACTCTGGAACTGGCCCTGACTGCCTTTGTGATGGTGGTGATGCTGTCCGGGTTTTCCGGTATGATGGCCGCAGTGTTTCGTCACCGGTTTGCCGATCACCTGATCGGGGTGCTGACCGTTCTGGCCTCTGCCATGCCGCCGTTCTGGCTGGGGATCATGCTGGCCTGGGCCTTCTCTTTAAAGTTGGGACTTTTGCCGGTCAGCGGCCAGGGCTCTTTTGCCCATGTTATTTTACCTGCATTATCTTTAGCCTTGGGGATCGGCCTGCTTCAGGGCAGCATGCTGCGGTCGGCCCTGGTCAAAACCATGGATGCTGATTTTATTGGTTTTGCCAGGACCCGTGGGCTTGGTTCTTTTAAAATATTTTTCCGACACATCCTGCCCCACGCCCTGGTGCCCATGATTTCCCTTTGGGGCGTATGTTTGGGCCAGCTTTTGGGTGGTGCCATGATTGTGGAGTCCGTATTTGCCCGTCCAGGCTTGGGGCGCCTTACGGTCCAGGCGGTTATGGCAAGGGATATTCCCATGGTCCAAGCCCTTGTCCTGCTGATCTGCCTGACGTTTGTCATCGTCAACGGATTGACGGACTATCTCCAGCGGCAGTTGGATCCTGTGATGGGGGCGAAACCGTGA
- a CDS encoding class I SAM-dependent methyltransferase, protein MTDSDWGRRWEDFGKRSFLKQTQQDHPEKWRDFYDRVAGLWEQMAGLSFGAAKVMAGTLADQGFAPAGNSVLEIGCGPGNLSLALAAYGCRVTAMDQSLGMIRVLKDKIRATGSSNVVPLAADWSTLDAVRNHDLAIAAFFPEACCPQGVSRMEKLAKHACVLVVGNGSPAFPFHRQIWKKVMDAPCPVAGDHLTCAQNFLEQTGRAPIVLSLDLPVVLDVSFLRAREYFTAYFSMFRCPLALLNKTIDQVLAPHAKNGHIYFEGQFAVVMVCWDVPADSSLSGG, encoded by the coding sequence ATGACGGATTCGGACTGGGGCAGGCGATGGGAAGATTTTGGCAAAAGATCCTTTTTAAAGCAAACCCAGCAGGATCATCCCGAAAAATGGCGTGATTTTTATGATCGGGTTGCCGGGCTATGGGAACAGATGGCAGGACTTTCTTTTGGGGCTGCTAAGGTTATGGCAGGAACATTGGCTGACCAGGGCTTTGCGCCGGCCGGCAATTCCGTCCTTGAGATCGGCTGCGGCCCGGGAAATCTTTCCCTGGCCCTGGCGGCCTATGGTTGCCGGGTGACGGCTATGGATCAGTCCTTGGGCATGATCCGGGTATTGAAAGATAAAATCAGGGCCACGGGTAGTTCTAATGTCGTTCCTTTGGCCGCTGACTGGAGTACCCTTGATGCGGTCCGGAACCATGATCTGGCCATTGCTGCGTTTTTTCCTGAAGCGTGTTGTCCCCAGGGCGTATCGCGTATGGAAAAATTGGCGAAGCATGCTTGCGTGCTGGTGGTGGGTAACGGCTCGCCTGCGTTTCCCTTTCATCGTCAAATATGGAAGAAAGTTATGGATGCCCCCTGCCCGGTAGCCGGGGACCATCTAACCTGTGCCCAAAATTTTTTGGAACAAACCGGCAGGGCTCCTATCGTGCTTTCATTGGATTTGCCTGTAGTTCTGGATGTATCATTTCTCCGGGCCCGGGAATATTTCACGGCTTATTTCAGCATGTTCAGATGCCCGTTAGCGCTCTTAAACAAAACAATAGACCAGGTTCTTGCCCCCCACGCAAAGAACGGCCACATCTATTTTGAGGGGCAATTTGCTGTGGTCATGGTCTGTTGGGACGTGCCTGCAGATTCGTCCCTTTCAGGCGGATAA
- a CDS encoding ABC transporter substrate-binding protein produces MIWLFLLPDFSVAGEVPDRKETLIIGVGRDFLDGPASRTYLHGSTHTWEALTYLDENLNASPWLAKSWESGDGNRTWLFHLRENVRFHDNTPLTADLARQSILRIASSPRYDPSGVFKDLDHLEVRGNLDLIFYLKAPCPAFANRISYYQSPVLHPKDFEPDGRLKTVTGTGPFYLKQAIPGDRIVLEVFNGYWGGTPHFRRVIFRELADAQTRAMALMAREVDAVADVGAILPQQVDTLKRVPGLILKHVEVATTHYLVFNCANPPFKENSARRWLASIIDRDTIVDTLVAGCGRVAHDPFTPLAGDWCFGDLDGKWEPVHKPPTAPVDILLHAGTVERWPYLDIAQFIQMQLAEYGFKAVIHIREPGAYYKEMKAGKFSMALQPNTLMTGEPDFFYSYYLASDGPRSYGCASAGTDSLIARGRHSETIAEQRESYRLLSKMFARQLPLLPLYHDISFFAYTNRLSFFGMDHNFRPLLVQATPAATAQRAGRGD; encoded by the coding sequence ATGATTTGGTTGTTTCTATTACCGGATTTCTCCGTTGCCGGGGAGGTGCCTGACAGGAAAGAGACGCTAATTATCGGGGTGGGCCGGGATTTTTTGGACGGCCCGGCCAGCCGAACCTATTTGCATGGCTCCACCCATACCTGGGAGGCACTGACCTATCTTGATGAAAATCTCAATGCCTCTCCCTGGTTGGCCAAATCATGGGAATCAGGGGATGGGAACCGGACCTGGCTTTTTCATTTAAGAGAGAATGTCCGGTTCCATGACAATACCCCTTTGACGGCAGATCTTGCCCGGCAGTCCATTCTGCGTATTGCATCCAGTCCGCGCTATGATCCTTCGGGGGTTTTCAAAGATCTGGATCATTTGGAGGTCCGGGGTAACCTTGATCTTATTTTTTATCTTAAGGCGCCTTGTCCCGCCTTTGCCAACCGGATCTCCTATTATCAAAGCCCAGTGCTTCATCCCAAGGATTTTGAACCGGACGGCCGCCTTAAAACCGTGACCGGAACCGGCCCTTTTTATTTAAAACAGGCGATTCCCGGAGATCGTATCGTTTTAGAGGTGTTTAATGGATATTGGGGGGGGACGCCCCATTTTCGCCGGGTGATTTTTCGGGAACTGGCCGATGCCCAGACCCGGGCCATGGCCCTGATGGCCCGTGAGGTGGATGCTGTGGCCGATGTGGGCGCCATATTGCCCCAGCAGGTAGATACGTTAAAGCGTGTGCCTGGCCTTATCCTGAAACATGTTGAAGTGGCGACCACCCATTATCTGGTCTTCAATTGTGCCAACCCCCCTTTCAAGGAAAATAGCGCCCGCCGATGGTTGGCCTCGATCATTGACCGGGACACCATTGTTGATACCCTGGTGGCCGGCTGCGGCCGGGTGGCCCATGATCCGTTTACTCCCCTGGCCGGGGATTGGTGCTTCGGGGATCTTGACGGCAAGTGGGAGCCGGTGCATAAACCGCCAACGGCGCCTGTGGATATTCTTCTTCACGCCGGTACCGTTGAACGGTGGCCCTACCTGGATATTGCCCAGTTCATTCAGATGCAGCTGGCAGAATACGGGTTTAAAGCTGTAATTCACATCAGGGAGCCGGGCGCATATTATAAAGAGATGAAAGCGGGGAAGTTCAGTATGGCGCTACAGCCCAATACGCTTATGACAGGGGAACCTGATTTTTTTTATTCATACTATCTGGCCTCTGACGGACCCAGAAGCTATGGTTGTGCAAGTGCCGGGACAGATAGTTTGATTGCCCGGGGCAGGCACAGCGAAACAATAGCGGAACAAAGGGAGAGTTACCGGCTTCTGTCTAAGATGTTTGCCCGGCAATTGCCTTTATTGCCGCTGTACCACGATATTTCTTTTTTCGCTTACACCAACCGGTTGTCATTTTTCGGGATGGATCATAATTTCAGGCCTTTACTGGTTCAGGCAACGCCTGCGGCCACCGCTCAACGTGCAGGCCGGGGAGATTAG
- a CDS encoding TonB-dependent receptor — MERKLYRPLWPGFALLFTLCLVYPVWAQEENFDVSQIEEITVTATKTSVSEELSPVTAYSVDREDLDCQPSHYMNNFGEFIRDLPGVSVGQYYPWGPPWVQLRGTGHFLQRTAYLIDGIPVHAFLSPTINPNDIEQVDVVLGPSSALYGPSAAGGAVNIITRNGQAHEGISAQVGYGGNNTFKPSLSIGDRKDNFTYRFSYSGEISDGYKMKPVDGMVKLYNLGTTNYVSGASVEDNDYSYQWVGGKMEWNNHEDTTVTLALNYMDRYLYGGQENAITNDHGDSVVSSLRVAHKFTDQVKLTATTGYQYQSIPSQSNGGASLVNGVVVVDDTITETEDWDRKRIPFELQGDFILLPNNVLTGGVYFAREEETLYDYDSAGTRTYRYELTTDQTAVYLQDQMFFMDDRLSLLGGIRYDKWEYKDIYDSGSSDSTPDDVDKDKITYRGGIKFRVNDILALHSSAGTAFWPGNPKWLFQNKNTGATWREANTDLEPEETWMVDLGADITIPNWNTLIKITAYHGVIENIMAYTYEPNAPFSTTLIKTRNIGEAEINGIELYIKQPITEHLAFTGSLTLNNSEITKDETNPDNVGNELRNSPDYFGSLGLRYLNPKLFNWELLFRFSDDRYYTDNNEDLPYFHMESFETFDVKVWRDWALSEKVTLHTQVSVVNLLDEEYATEIVYVNPGRYVECMMGIRYAF, encoded by the coding sequence ATGGAGAGAAAACTTTACCGGCCGTTATGGCCGGGTTTTGCCCTGCTTTTTACTTTGTGCCTGGTTTATCCGGTGTGGGCCCAAGAGGAAAATTTTGATGTAAGTCAGATCGAAGAGATTACCGTAACCGCCACAAAAACCAGTGTAAGTGAGGAATTGTCACCGGTCACAGCCTATAGCGTAGACCGGGAGGATCTGGATTGTCAGCCTTCCCATTACATGAATAACTTTGGCGAGTTTATCCGGGATTTGCCAGGGGTCAGTGTGGGACAGTATTACCCCTGGGGGCCGCCTTGGGTTCAGCTGAGGGGCACGGGGCATTTTTTGCAGCGCACCGCCTATCTAATTGACGGCATTCCGGTTCATGCTTTTTTATCACCGACCATAAATCCAAATGATATCGAACAGGTGGATGTCGTGTTAGGGCCTTCTTCGGCCCTTTACGGTCCCAGCGCGGCAGGCGGTGCCGTAAATATCATCACCCGTAACGGACAGGCACATGAGGGTATCAGCGCCCAGGTAGGGTACGGCGGAAATAACACCTTTAAACCCAGCCTTTCCATTGGCGATCGCAAAGATAATTTCACCTACCGGTTTTCCTATTCCGGGGAGATTTCAGACGGCTACAAGATGAAGCCGGTTGACGGGATGGTGAAATTATACAATCTTGGTACAACCAATTATGTCAGCGGGGCTTCCGTAGAGGATAATGATTACAGCTACCAGTGGGTGGGTGGAAAGATGGAGTGGAATAACCATGAAGATACCACGGTGACCCTGGCACTGAACTATATGGACCGGTACCTTTACGGAGGCCAGGAAAATGCTATCACCAACGATCATGGCGATTCAGTGGTTTCAAGCCTGAGAGTGGCGCATAAGTTTACGGATCAGGTGAAACTGACGGCCACAACCGGATACCAGTATCAATCCATTCCTTCCCAGTCCAATGGCGGTGCAAGCCTGGTCAATGGTGTGGTTGTTGTGGATGATACCATCACTGAAACTGAGGACTGGGACCGCAAACGGATACCCTTTGAACTCCAGGGTGATTTTATCCTCCTGCCCAACAATGTGTTGACCGGCGGGGTTTATTTTGCAAGGGAAGAAGAGACCTTATATGATTACGATTCGGCCGGCACCCGGACCTACCGGTATGAACTGACCACGGATCAGACCGCCGTATATCTCCAGGACCAGATGTTTTTCATGGATGATCGGTTAAGCCTTCTGGGCGGAATCCGGTATGATAAATGGGAATATAAGGATATTTATGACTCCGGTTCTTCGGACAGCACACCGGATGATGTGGATAAAGATAAAATTACTTACAGGGGCGGCATCAAGTTCCGTGTCAACGATATCCTGGCCTTGCACTCGTCTGCCGGCACAGCATTTTGGCCCGGCAATCCCAAATGGCTGTTCCAGAATAAGAATACCGGTGCCACCTGGCGTGAGGCCAATACCGATCTGGAACCCGAAGAGACCTGGATGGTGGATCTTGGGGCAGACATTACCATACCTAACTGGAATACATTAATCAAAATCACGGCCTATCACGGTGTCATTGAAAACATTATGGCGTATACCTATGAGCCCAATGCCCCCTTTTCAACCACCCTGATAAAAACCCGGAATATCGGCGAAGCGGAAATCAATGGGATTGAATTGTACATCAAACAGCCGATTACCGAACATCTGGCGTTTACCGGTTCTTTAACCTTAAACAATTCAGAGATCACCAAAGATGAAACCAATCCTGACAATGTGGGTAATGAGTTGAGGAACTCCCCGGACTACTTCGGCAGCTTAGGATTGAGGTATTTGAACCCCAAGCTGTTTAACTGGGAGCTTTTGTTCCGGTTTTCCGATGATCGATATTACACGGATAACAACGAAGATCTTCCCTATTTTCATATGGAATCCTTTGAAACATTTGATGTGAAAGTGTGGCGGGACTGGGCCTTGTCCGAAAAGGTTACCCTGCATACCCAGGTTTCCGTGGTGAATCTTTTGGATGAGGAGTATGCCACCGAGATTGTCTATGTGAACCCCGGCCGGTATGTAGAGTGTATGATGGGTATTCGTTACGCATTTTGA
- a CDS encoding Lrp/AsnC family transcriptional regulator — translation MDLKFESLLDNIGEQILQELSENARISFSELGRKVGLSSPAVTERVKKMEEAGIIKGYKTVIDKGEDTGKIMAFIVMTTLSQHYKKIKQILEAHPGTLECHHLSGEDSLMIKVTVKGMEELEALVKSLGTYGKTRTSIVLSTF, via the coding sequence ATGGACCTTAAATTTGAAAGTCTGCTGGACAATATAGGAGAACAGATCCTTCAGGAACTATCCGAAAATGCCCGGATCAGTTTCAGTGAATTAGGCAGAAAAGTGGGCCTGTCCAGCCCGGCTGTCACGGAACGGGTAAAAAAGATGGAAGAAGCAGGCATTATCAAAGGCTATAAAACGGTCATTGATAAGGGAGAGGATACCGGGAAGATCATGGCATTTATTGTCATGACAACCCTTTCCCAACACTACAAAAAAATCAAACAAATACTTGAGGCCCATCCCGGCACATTGGAATGCCACCATCTCAGCGGTGAAGACTCATTGATGATCAAGGTGACCGTGAAAGGGATGGAAGAATTAGAGGCGCTTGTGAAGTCCCTTGGCACTTATGGTAAAACCCGGACATCCATTGTGCTGTCGACCTTCTGA
- a CDS encoding patatin-like phospholipase family protein, with amino-acid sequence MSDNLTILAGRTAYRHIKENGLSSDDIDAMLGASGAAKWLSIYGIDSAIFSQWFSGRTRPLHLFGTSIGAWKFAAAAQNNCQEAFDRLKHAYIHQHYKGRVLAVEIARETRRIMNEFLTHQAIDEILNHPWIRIGFSSARCKGLIGSKHSSVQAMGVGQAFALNAISRKLQRFCFERVLFHHPQYDTGLLEENIFSTTPIPLDRKNFSQAILASGSIPMVMAGVTHIAGAPEGTYRDGGLLDYHPAFSLNPEQTGFILYPHFYTQLTPGWFDKKFSNRRLKGKAVDRMILLAPSPEFVCTLPFGRIPDRRDFIRLMGRDNERIQAWNKAAEMCKVLGYEFMEAAESGSIKNKVKKFD; translated from the coding sequence ATGTCAGACAATCTCACTATTCTTGCCGGACGCACAGCTTACCGGCATATCAAAGAAAACGGTCTTTCATCTGACGATATAGATGCGATGCTCGGAGCATCGGGCGCAGCCAAATGGCTGAGTATTTACGGAATTGACTCCGCAATTTTTTCCCAATGGTTTTCAGGCCGGACCCGCCCGTTGCATTTGTTCGGCACCTCCATCGGGGCCTGGAAATTTGCCGCAGCAGCCCAGAACAATTGCCAAGAGGCCTTTGACCGCCTCAAACACGCGTATATCCATCAGCATTATAAAGGCAGGGTTTTGGCAGTTGAGATCGCCAGGGAAACCCGGCGGATCATGAATGAATTTCTTACCCACCAGGCCATTGATGAAATCTTGAACCATCCATGGATCCGAATTGGGTTTTCATCAGCCCGGTGCAAAGGACTCATCGGTTCAAAACACAGTTCGGTACAGGCCATGGGCGTTGGGCAGGCGTTTGCCCTGAATGCAATCTCCAGAAAACTTCAGCGGTTTTGTTTTGAACGCGTGCTTTTCCACCATCCCCAATATGACACCGGGCTTCTGGAAGAAAACATTTTTTCCACAACACCTATCCCCCTTGACCGGAAAAATTTTTCCCAGGCAATTCTGGCATCCGGGTCCATCCCCATGGTCATGGCGGGCGTGACCCATATTGCGGGAGCACCGGAAGGCACATACCGGGACGGAGGCCTTCTGGATTACCATCCGGCATTTTCATTGAACCCGGAACAAACCGGTTTTATTTTATATCCCCACTTCTACACGCAACTGACCCCTGGATGGTTTGATAAAAAATTTTCCAACCGAAGGCTTAAAGGCAAGGCGGTGGACAGGATGATCCTTCTGGCCCCGTCTCCTGAATTTGTCTGTACCCTGCCCTTTGGCCGCATCCCGGATCGTCGGGATTTTATCCGGCTTATGGGCAGGGACAATGAAAGGATTCAGGCGTGGAACAAAGCTGCGGAGATGTGCAAGGTATTGGGGTACGAATTCATGGAAGCTGCGGAAAGCGGATCCATCAAAAACAAAGTCAAAAAATTTGATTAA
- a CDS encoding exopolyphosphatase, which translates to MRIVTRPDFDGIVCAVLLRQALEPSLPIYWIEPNDIQSGTADIRDGDILANLPWHPNARLWFDHHISNKPAKEVPGAFEIAPSAAGVIYKYYKEQNLLDSRFDELVDQTDMIDSADLTREQVKAPEDYPYLILSMTLKNNDFQDIPYWNRLVEMLGKKNVDAILDDPDVDRRCREVIEENRAFKHHLETHTTMVDRISVTDFRSLDNVPSGNRFLTYSLFADSIASVKIRYAGQDKKQVLLSVGHSIFNPECRVNVGSMLARYGGGGHFGAGGCTLDAKDAQEKMDEILNILKANQDLG; encoded by the coding sequence ATGAGAATCGTCACCCGTCCTGATTTTGACGGTATTGTCTGCGCAGTACTTCTGCGCCAAGCCCTGGAACCGTCCTTACCGATATACTGGATAGAGCCCAATGATATTCAATCGGGCACCGCTGATATCCGGGACGGAGACATCCTTGCCAATCTGCCATGGCATCCCAATGCCCGTTTGTGGTTTGATCACCATATTTCCAACAAACCCGCGAAAGAGGTACCCGGAGCCTTTGAGATTGCACCATCCGCCGCCGGTGTTATCTATAAATATTATAAAGAACAAAATCTTCTGGATAGCCGGTTTGATGAGTTGGTGGATCAAACCGATATGATTGATTCTGCCGATCTGACACGAGAACAGGTCAAGGCGCCCGAAGACTATCCTTACTTGATTTTGTCCATGACCCTTAAAAATAATGATTTCCAGGATATTCCCTATTGGAACCGCCTGGTAGAGATGCTTGGCAAAAAGAATGTTGATGCCATATTAGATGATCCCGATGTGGATCGCAGGTGCCGGGAAGTGATCGAGGAAAACAGAGCATTTAAGCATCACCTGGAAACCCATACCACCATGGTGGACCGCATTTCCGTCACCGATTTCAGAAGCCTTGATAACGTTCCTTCGGGTAACCGTTTTTTAACCTATTCCCTGTTTGCCGACTCCATTGCAAGTGTAAAGATCCGGTATGCCGGGCAGGATAAAAAACAGGTGCTTCTAAGTGTCGGGCACAGCATTTTTAACCCTGAATGCCGGGTGAATGTGGGATCAATGCTTGCCCGTTACGGTGGCGGAGGGCATTTCGGTGCAGGCGGATGCACTTTGGATGCCAAGGATGCCCAGGAAAAAATGGACGAGATTTTAAATATTTTAAAGGCCAACCAGGATCTGGGATAA
- a CDS encoding purine-nucleoside phosphorylase gives MSLPFVDKVQECARFIQARMTVQPVVGMITGTGLSDTLTDLQVLQVFPYAGLPHFPRATVDSHKGCLVQGTLNGRNILVFQGRIHLYEGYSSQLVTFPVRLLQALGVPMLILTNAAGGINLDFSAGDIMLIQDHINLTGQNPLVGPNEDAFGLRFPDMTRVYVPDLRACAVGVAAQENIQLHAGVYAGLLGPSLETPAETRYLKNIGADAVGFSTVMEAIAGVHAGMKILGLSLITNINNPYAPEQTTLEAVVGTAAKASEKLNRIIAGVVEQID, from the coding sequence ATGTCTCTACCATTTGTTGATAAAGTTCAGGAATGTGCTCGATTTATACAAGCGCGCATGACGGTCCAGCCTGTTGTCGGCATGATAACGGGAACAGGCCTTTCGGACACCTTAACGGACCTGCAGGTTCTTCAGGTGTTTCCCTATGCTGGGTTGCCCCATTTCCCCCGGGCCACAGTGGACAGCCATAAGGGGTGTCTTGTCCAGGGTACACTTAACGGCCGGAATATCCTTGTTTTCCAAGGGCGGATACATCTGTATGAGGGGTATTCCTCTCAGCTTGTTACATTTCCTGTAAGGTTGCTTCAGGCCCTTGGGGTGCCGATGCTTATCCTTACCAATGCAGCCGGCGGCATTAATCTGGATTTCAGTGCCGGAGATATTATGCTCATTCAGGACCATATCAACCTCACCGGTCAAAACCCTCTTGTCGGGCCGAACGAGGATGCCTTTGGCCTTCGGTTTCCTGATATGACCCGGGTGTATGTCCCTGATTTAAGGGCGTGTGCCGTTGGGGTTGCGGCCCAGGAAAACATCCAATTGCACGCCGGGGTGTATGCCGGTCTTTTGGGGCCAAGCCTTGAGACACCTGCGGAAACTCGATATCTAAAAAATATCGGTGCTGATGCCGTGGGGTTTTCCACGGTCATGGAGGCTATCGCCGGTGTTCACGCCGGCATGAAAATTTTGGGGCTTTCCCTGATTACCAATATCAATAATCCTTACGCACCCGAGCAAACCACTTTAGAGGCTGTGGTGGGGACCGCAGCAAAGGCTTCTGAAAAATTAAACCGGATTATTGCCGGTGTGGTTGAACAAATAGATTAA